TGTGTAAGTAAATATTACCATTgccctgtgtaagaagtgttatgttgtatggtagtgaggcatgggcagtgaagcaggaagatcttgaccttttaaaaaggaatgatataagaatggttaggtggatgtgtaacgccagtctgagagacagaaagagttcagatgagctaagaagcaggataagtatccgtagaattaaagatgttatccagataagaagattgaattggctggggctcttggaaagaatggaggaggataattgggtaagaaagtgtggagacttgatagttcctggggcaaagcccagaggcagactgagaaagacttggcaggaggttataaggacagacttgatacagcagaagttgagtttagatctaacacagtctagatcagattggaagagggtcattaatatacctcgtccaacccatgctagcatggaaaacggacgttaagccaagaatgatgatgatgatgataggtTAACCTAACTGATGTGAGGATGTGGGCCATTTGAAGGTGCTGGAAGTTGATTGGGCTAGTCAGTTCTCGACACATTTAGCTTCATCAACTTCGAAAGTTATAGCTAAAGGCGATAATAACAAAGGCTTACATTCCTATCTTCAGGTGTGTTAGCTATAGACGGCTTACTTCGCGTTTTTTGTGCCTGATGCCAGTGGAATTTTGCAGATACGCTACATCTTTTCTGCCATCTTTGTTTGCCTTTTTACTTTCACGGACGTTACGTACACCACAACCCGTACTGCATCTCTAGCCAATCAGAAGGCTGAAAATTTGAGATACAAAACTGTGACCGTAATTCACTCACAAtcagtgtttttatttattgaggacCAAAATATATCAAActgataaatataattttctacCAAAAATAAAAGGGTTGTAGAATAGAATAGAAAATTTTAGGCTcaatctttattatttttttagtaaattattttatatttaaaatgtaaaatttaaaagtattttcaGAAATTAAAAGCTTTTATTACGGTCTGTAAATTTCATTGATATCTGCGGAGCCGAAAGTGAGGTTAATTCATAAATCCTATACGCGATTCTGCACGCGAGACCTCAGAAACTTCGCTTGACTCACCTTAAAAAAGTCCAgaatttgattttcaatttgttgTTTTCCTGCTAAATTTGCTAATAACGGTAAGTACTACAAAAATTAACAGGTGTTTTTCACGATTTTTTTATGAGGAACTATAATTTTATCActaggaaatttaaaaaaaccaaaaaaattcgTTCAAGCTCTTTCGTTTTTTCATGGTAAGCTTTACGGATGCAGTAACCCCTTTTGACGAACAAGATTAATTTTATGTGTTCTAaaagatttatatatatatatataatatatatacaggGTGTAATCCAGCGTTTGCTGTAGCTGTTAAATGGCTACCCAATTGGATTTTATCCAAAATTTTCCAATTTATTAGAGGAAATTATTATATTCACTGCAAAATATGGGGCTTCTACCCCATCTTATACACGTTGTGAAGGAATACATGGATTACAACGTGACATTTGTTTACTTCTCAGGCGTTAAGCTCTTTGGCTCTCGAATTTGCGTGGCATGAAAAAAGATGTTAGGATTTGGTGAAGGGAGGTCTTTTCCTGTGGATTTCTTATCACAGAAACATTGTTGAGGTTATAAACTATTGAATGCAGATTGACCCcctctgatttatttgaattcatttagCTAAAGTCCTAAGAATGCCTTTGCGTGAAGAAATGGGCTGATAAtaactttgcttcacctagtgCCCCCATCTTTTTCCTGTCATgcaaagatagatagatagatgtgcatattttacatggctagcctcacaaatatcgagggatataccctgtctattatttccaggggaggccatggcgtagatggagagtcctagagtatttaatgctcattttgagctatgcagacccaattagagcctgcgctctactagacaactcccggcaacatccaatggcccacacagtgtgccatcttcccaatttccctcacatggcttgggttaacccggggctatggtaacattcactcgcccatgttgaatcgccgtcaagaggaatcgaacccccggtctcccgcacagagtacgagagctataaccactaatctacggcgccaaaaAATTCGTTCAAGCTCTTTCGTTTTTAGAtagatctatctatctatctaaaaacaaaagagcTTGAAcgaatttttttggtttttttaaatttcctagTGATAAAATAATACCTAAATGCCAAAGAATACCTAAATGCCAAAGCTGAAAGAGCTTACTGCTGAAAATGTACACAACAGAATTCATCTATAAGATTCCAATAATTCTCGGATCAGGGTTAGCactatcaaattttaaaaaagaaaacagaaaacaaatagcaGATATGTATGGATTTAtcagaaaaaattatataagatggaaaattttaaatacCATATGATCATTAGAAAATGATTCATTGtatcttaaaatttttaaatttagtaggAGTTTGGCCATAATATTTAACTGCAGTTAAACATCTTCACTGCAGTTGATTTGCGTggtcatttctttaaaaatcatCAAATGTTTGGTACTTTACTTAGTgtttaaacataaaaacttgcatgtttttataaattttgatgctgaattGAAATATTTTAAGCTTGTTAACTCAGATCCGAGAATACCTAAGACCACCTTGATCAAATTTCCATTTGGGATATAGTGCcccttattttatatttctggaTTACAACCTGACATAAATAAATTTCCTATACAATGCTTTCATTTAATGTAAGGAATTTCCAAGAAGGAGAAAAAAATCTGCACTGAAAAATACACTCCTGACTTACAGTATgggatattttttaattagtgAATCGGTGCAAAATAAGTTTATGATTTcatgttaacaaaatttatagtaATTTTGTCAGAAGCCTGTACTTTTTTATAGTAATTTTAAGCAAGAAGAATACTGACCCAATTTAAGTAAGTCTTATCCGATCAGGGGTAGATTCTCACTCGATTGGGTACTGCATATTATGCCTGGGAGACTTGTAACCGATGTATTGTTGCTGCTTGTCACCTGAAAATTCTGTCATTTCATTGTACTGCCTGACTTAAATGAAAAGCCTTATTTGTCACAGTTGAAGATTGAACTATCTgaaaatatgcttttttttcTTGAGAAATTGTTCGAAAGTATCAAACCATGAGTACACAGATTCCTCTGTACATGCTAGTACCCAtgccaaaattttataaaaccaaAACACCAAGTTTTACTTGGTACTTCACAAACTAGGGaactttaaattttgatttgtcAAGATAAATTTTTACAGCCTTTTTATTTGTTAGGGTGTACGCAAAAATCATAGTGGCTACTACCAATCTCCAACAGCTTTGAAAATAACTAGTGCATTTTGTTTATAGTCACTACTGCTTCATTTTCGCCCCAAAAGTTTATCCCCACTTTTTTTTGTGGTACAGAGTAAACCTCTGCAGCTTCCCGTCAATCATTCCATCTGATTTTTAAGAAGTTTTTTCAAGAACCAAGAccattaaaaagaagaaaaaattaccTCACACAGCTTCTAAAGAGATTGTATTGATGTTCTTCTAAATGTTCTGGTAAACAGCAGTTTTCGTAGGTTTAAGTGTGTATCAGGAATTTCAAATATCAAATAGACCCAAACAACAATGTAAATTATAACAGCTAGATAATTTAAGACAACAGGATTTTTTGTTgtataacaaattttttttataaaggagTATTTTTTGAGTAAAAGGTTCTTGTTTATATCGAAAACATTATAAGATATTAGTACAAAATTTGCAAcatattagaatttttttaagttctAATCGTAAGTAGGCGAAGGCTGCACTCTAGCTAAAAAAAGAACTCCCTTTTTTCAAACTATTCAACCCTCTTAGAAGACCCATATGAGTTTACCAGTTTATGTTTGAGTttgccatgtttttttttaatttctcttaTTGTGTTCAAATTGAATAGAAAGATgaaatatttatgtttatttcCCAGTAAAATCAAGTATTGAAAATAATTAAGATACCTTATGAACATCACAGAATTTCAGGTATTATTGATTATTCTAGTATTTATATAGATAAAGATggataacaaactttttttggCATCTGTTGTTGGAGGAGTTATTGGTAGTATTAGCACTCTTGGCTTATATTGCCTTTTCTTGCATGACAAGAAAAAGTCTAGGAGAATACAGCGTATGGAAACTGAAGATCCTCGAGCAAGTAAAATAGTCATCCATGACGGGAAAGTTTATCTTTCTGGACAAGTTGCAGTAATCGACAAACTAAGTAAGAGTGACATCACTgagcaaacaaaacaaactttacaaaaaattgATTCTCTTCTTGAAACTGCTGGCACAAACAAGTCGAATATTTTAGAGGCACGCATCTGGTTGAAAGACATAAAGGAGGATTTCCAGAAAATGAATGCTGTTTGGAATGCATGGGTTGATCCATCAAGTAAAGGAACAAGATATTGTGTTTGTGCTGAATTAGCGAGACCAACCATATTAGTCGAAATACAAGTAACTGCTGCActgtaaaatttattattaattttataaATTCTCGACAAGTTTTTATGCATACATTGTACAATGTCCCcatatggctcacttctcttccaattttataacacttctcttctatgaTTCAAACATTTCTCTTCTGTATTATCACTTCTCTTCTTCATTTTGACACTTTTTTGCACTTCTCTTCATGTCGCCTTAAACTTTCCCTTAACaactaaatttaaatttctGGTCTGCAATTTTACACCCATGATCTgtatattttttcactttttgcaaCAGAAGAAGTATACTTTGTGAACACATGCTCAATTTGCCAACAGCTTATTGCAGCAGGTACAGAGGCATGtgcatgaataaaataatatcacaaaTCAATTCAGCagaataattaattttattcatCAATAGACACAAATAGTAAAATAATGGCTGCCAAGAGTCCTCCAAGTCATGGTAGTGTCCACCAAGCAAATCAcatgctttttttataagaaatgtgCTTTATGTGAATATCAGGCTGGaattttaggttaaaaaaataagaataatgacatCCTGGTTAGaatttattcttataaaaaagtgtgtattgaAATGTCTGAAACTGAATACCACAATGTATTTTTATCTGAAGTACATAGTCCATTACACATAAATTTTGGAGAGTTATTAATTACTAAGAACACTTTTTCATGGCCAGGAGCCGGTATGCTATTTATTCACCCTTGTCCACAGGAATTTTTTGCTGTCATCTGTTATATTTCGAAAAGGCAAAAATCCCTGAGCATGAGGGTGGTCATTTATTCCAAAACGTGAGTTATCAAAATCCAGGTCAAATTTCAGACCAGAATTGGGTCTAGGGATTTTTTGAGATCATGGAAGAGAAGAGTTTCTCACTTTGGAAGACAAGTGTTTTGAACGGAAAAGAAGATTTtgagaaaagaagaaaagtgttttgacaaagaagagaagtgtttttttaagaaaagagaAGTGAGGGGCCATTTTTCAATGTGATACATGTTACATGTGGTGTTAGGGGggaatacattttttttccgTATGCTTCTTGTTCCAGTTATTGCAGTAAAATAAATTTGATTGGTgatatattttgtaaacaaaattattGTTGTGAGATCTTTTATAATTGTTGTTATTGACGTTTTTGTAAAGCAACTATTTATATAGCAACTTTAAGCCTGTTTTTCTCTATGCAGATGAAATCATAATTGTGTGTCAAGTTCAGCCTTTCTTATTGAAATATGTATGCATCAGCAACAAATTGCCGTTGTGATGTGTTATTTGCCTGACTTCTTTACTTAGACGTCAATATTTGTGTCTGCAATTGTCGAGTGCCAACATAAATTAGAAAGTTGTTAAGTATTGTTTTCCATGTGTAATTTGTTAGAGTTGTTTGTAAAAAACAGGTGTCAATTTTTGTAGTTTGTGTTGAAAGgttgcgttttttttttgtttttagtgatgaaattaaaagaattagAAGGCTACCTACAACAAGTAGATGGGTTTGAAAACCCAAAAATTAAATTGGAGCAGTATGTTACTTCACCACATATTGCAGCACACATGATTTATACAATGGATCAAACTTTTGATGACATATGCAATAAAATGGTGGCTGATTTTGGCTGTGGATGTGGAATGTTATCTGTAGGTAAAagttgatttttctttttttttagggcATACACACACTCGGGTCAAATTTGAAATCTGTTAGAAAATGCATCAATGAAGACAGAAATATACCATTGCACATGAAACAACCTTGTTTAGACTAAAGTGGACCTTATAGATTTtatatcccccccccccccccccccttactCCCTTTACATAAATCTTCTACAATATAAAAACTACACGAAaagatttcttaattttttgttaaGCTGAGCTTCAGGATTTGCagaataatttgaaaacaaGGGAAATTTCGATCGTGTTTCAATTTGCAGAAGAACTTGAAAAAACCAATAAAAGTCATTTAATATTGCATAAGAAGGCTGTGATGTTGGGCTAACTGagggattttttttaacagacAAGGTTGTTTTACAATAATCTGGACGAAAAAAGCAATTTCATTGTAACAAATACTTAAgctaaatttgaaaaagcaccattatcaaaaatgtttttattgaccactattcaaattttgttttcatacaTGTTTTTCAAACAATATTATCTATAATATATAGTTCTAATTTTTCGTTGACAGGTTGCGGGATGCTAGAATCCTCACAAACATTTGGTTTTGACATTGATGATGATGCATTAGAGTTAGCTGCAGAAAACATCGAAGAATTCGAGTTAACCTCAAACATACAACTGCTTCAATGCGATGTTCTATCAAACAAACAACTCTTCTCATATTTATCGTCACGAAGAATGATTGACACGGTTGTAATGAATCCTCCATTCggcacaaaaaataacaaaggtTTGAATACAACtttctgaataaaaacttttaaactataCCTTattattttatcttaatttgaagATTATATATTAACTTGTTGATAAAGCTCTTGGAAAAGTTCACCAGGCTGAATGATAATAAAAGAGAACTTTCATTTGAATTTTTATGACGTCGTccttatacaaaaaaaacattcagaattttttttactcaTTGCTTGTGTTGTGCAGCGCTCTAAGCGCTGACTAAGAAAATATTGTGACGTCATTAACCTGCCAGTTGCCATGTTACAGTCATGAAAACGAGttcgaaaattttttgaaaaatcttaaaTAGTCTGAGATATTTAAATACTTTATGTTGCCGGATACCTAGCACGACCTCACATCACAGTAATAAGTGTAGCAGGATTTTGTATCAGCCTTTCATTCTTTGTATTGTATGTTCAATCATTTGCGTTCCCATTAATTTATGAACTAAAGTCTTTCTCGATTTCTTTTTAAACAAGGGAGGGAGTTGTAAACCGAGATTATATTAGCTAATCTTCTTTCATCTTACAGTGTTTTTAGTACCAATTTTTGCAAAGGTTTCTTTCTTTCATCCTTTCAGGTATAGATATGTTCTTTTTGCAACAAGCAGTGAATGTGGCCCAAGATGTTGTGTATTCGCTTCATAAAACAAGCACGAGAGATTATGTAATAAAGAAAGCCGAAGAATGGAATTGCAATGTGGAAGTTGTTGCAGAACTAAAGTACGATCTACCGAAAACGTATCGGTTTCACAAAAAGCAGTCGTTGGATGTGTATGTCGACTTTGTTCGATGTGAACCACTGCGATGACGATGCGTTTGTCGCGTTTCTGTCAAAAAGTAAGAAAGGGACACTTGTCTTGACTCATCGTGGCATGGCGCATCTGTTTATCATCAACCCctgattaaaatttcatttggaGACACGTGTGCACCaccatattttttgtttttttgcttaaaatttatCGGGTGCCTGTGATTGGAACCATCCCAACCGAAGCATTTTTTGAAATTAGAACTTCGTGCACCaccattaaaaaagaaagaaaacttgATGTCACCATTTATTAAAAGGCTGAGATACACGTGTATAATATTACATTTCATGGTAGTTATGACCATAATCAGGAGCGGCGTCACTGGGGAggctggggggggggggggcttgaGACCCCCACTTTTTtgctaagtaataattttttattttctgccaaTAAGTGTCTCTATCACTGCATGAAAATTGATGTTATCCAACCAGAGAATCTGCAGGCTATCTCGCTAAATATAGCCATTTTACGTGTTTTAGGACTCTAAATATGCGTTGGCTTCCAGAGCTTTCGCCCCTGGACCCCAGCTGTTTCGGCAACTTGCTTCGCTCGttgattgtcactaaaatcCCAAAATCTACCACTATGCctaagcccccccccccccccccactttGGAAATAGTGGCGCCGCCCCTGATAATTTAAACATATGAGAAATTATATGGGTACTAAGATATAGTTATAAATTATAACCTTATTATAAACTTATATcggtatatattttatattttatctatattataatacccgtatacatctgtctgtctgtcacgcattTTTCAACGAGCCATCGCCTAGTTTATAGATAATACACAAGTACCGTTAAATAAACACTGATTGTATCAATAacataaaatattcaaaacaaaACCGCTTATATTATAGACAGACGAACAGCCTTGGCCATACCtacgaaaataaattcaattattttttgtcGCTGCCCACAACCAAAAATAACCTTTGTCCTTCACATAACCATATTTGGCTGTCTCTAAACGCCATCTACCATGTCGTTTAAAAAGGCGGTCTTGGAAGTCTGCATTTGCCGCTCCTTCAGCATTAAGCTATGAAGTCCGAATCTTGTTCTATCCAATCCAATTAATGCCAGTGCACCGAGTGCATTTTCTCTGGTTGATGTGTAGCTGATTGGGCTattcctctttttaaagcttccGAATTTGTTCTTTGATGCAACTGTGACCTCTCTAAACAGATAGGAATCGGGCTCAGCATGTACATGTTCCATATACTCAAATTATGCACTATGCAAATCTCATTTACGCAAGCACTGATGTACCACCATTGTTATTCTCTGTAGACATCTGCTTTTATCTTCTCTACGAACAGTTTCATaaagctttttttgtaaataacgtCACATCTTTTCAGATTACTTTCGAAAATCTAAAAAAGCCACAGAATCCTAAGAGAAAGATATTAAAAGTTCTAAGTTTGTAAAGGATATGTAATTCGTGCAAATGTGCAACCGTAATTGTCTTGGTAAAATGTAGTCGCAGGGATTGTTGTAGCCTATCAGATTGTGAAAATACTGAATAGCGTAGAATGCGATTTCGATTTTAGGATAAGAATTGTCAGATTAAGTATGTAACACAACTGTAATTGGTAGAGCTGCAACCAAGGCCTCGCATTGTTTTTGTGAAATAAAGGAGGTAGAAGAGAGACCAAACCGCAGGACTGTAAACACAAAATACCTTTTTTCGCCATTTGTCACCCAAGAAAATCCGATCCTCTGGAGAAATTTCTATGTGATAATAGCCTTGTTTTATGTCAATATTAAACATGAAACCATTTTCCTCAATCATCGAacgtgtttttttgtttgtacgCGTGTTTGTTGACATGTCTCAGGTGAAGAATAAGTCTCTTCTTATTTTTGGACAGACTAACGCTCAGTGGATTAACAACATGTGGCTTAGTAGCCGTCTCTCTTATTCTACCGGTTTTTAGTAACTCGTGTAATTCCGTATTTACAAAATCTTTATTGTGAAGAG
This is a stretch of genomic DNA from Hydractinia symbiolongicarpus strain clone_291-10 chromosome 9, HSymV2.1, whole genome shotgun sequence. It encodes these proteins:
- the LOC130657357 gene encoding rRNA N6-adenosine-methyltransferase METTL5-like, whose protein sequence is MKLKELEGYLQQVDGFENPKIKLEQYVTSPHIAAHMIYTMDQTFDDICNKMVADFGCGCGMLSVGCGMLESSQTFGFDIDDDALELAAENIEEFELTSNIQLLQCDVLSNKQLFSYLSSRRMIDTVVMNPPFGTKNNKGIDMFFLQQAVNVAQDVVYSLHKTSTRDYVIKKAEEWNCNVEVVAELKYDLPKTYRFHKKQSLDVYVDFVRCEPLR